One Candidatus Eisenbacteria bacterium DNA segment encodes these proteins:
- a CDS encoding universal stress protein, producing MRKGFRRVLVPHDFSTHADRALRTALGLAARQGARLTVLHVTQPIGLVQGFPPTVIFQRPTQAMLANLTAQLARRVKRVAGRTRGGAPAVRVAVGDPHREIVAAARRADLIVMGTQGLTGLPHLLIGSVAEKVVRHSPVPVMTVPRPGKRG from the coding sequence ATGCGCAAAGGCTTCCGGCGCGTTCTAGTGCCGCACGACTTCTCGACCCACGCCGACCGTGCGCTCCGCACGGCGCTCGGGCTGGCCGCCCGCCAGGGCGCGCGCTTGACCGTGCTGCACGTGACCCAGCCGATCGGCCTGGTGCAGGGGTTCCCTCCGACGGTGATCTTCCAGCGCCCGACGCAGGCGATGCTGGCCAACCTCACGGCGCAGCTCGCCCGGCGCGTCAAGCGCGTCGCCGGACGGACACGCGGAGGGGCGCCCGCCGTCCGGGTCGCGGTCGGCGATCCGCATCGCGAGATCGTCGCCGCCGCGCGCCGCGCCGACTTGATCGTCATGGGCACGCAGGGCCTGACCGGCCTTCCGCACCTCCTCATCGGCAGCGTCGCCGAGAAGGTCGTCCGTCATTCGCCCGTGCCGGTCATGACGGTTCCCCGCCCCGGCAAGCGTGGCTAG
- a CDS encoding VIT1/CCC1 transporter family protein codes for MPATPHHERHFTATATVRDVVIGMADGLTVPFALAAGLSGAVDSTAVIVTAGLAEIAAGAIAMGLGGYQAAKTDAEHYQAELAREERETEEVPRVEVEEVAGVFRRYGLTDKQIRPVLDVITADRRRWVDFMMRFELGLDQPDPTRARRSAFTIAAAYVAGGLIPLLPYILFPRVATALPVSVGVTLVALFLFGVVKSRFTGMAPLRGGLQTLTTGGLAAAAAFAIARWIS; via the coding sequence ATGCCGGCCACACCGCACCACGAGCGGCACTTCACTGCCACGGCCACCGTTCGCGACGTCGTCATCGGGATGGCGGACGGGCTGACGGTCCCGTTCGCGCTCGCGGCCGGGCTCTCGGGCGCCGTCGACTCGACCGCGGTCATCGTGACGGCGGGCCTCGCGGAGATCGCGGCCGGCGCCATCGCCATGGGTCTCGGCGGGTATCAGGCGGCGAAGACCGACGCCGAGCACTACCAGGCCGAGCTGGCGCGCGAGGAGCGCGAGACGGAGGAGGTGCCCCGGGTCGAGGTCGAGGAGGTCGCGGGCGTCTTTCGCCGCTACGGCCTCACCGACAAGCAGATCCGGCCGGTCCTCGACGTCATCACGGCCGACCGCCGCCGCTGGGTCGACTTCATGATGCGCTTCGAGCTCGGGCTCGATCAGCCCGATCCAACACGCGCGCGGCGCAGCGCCTTCACGATCGCCGCGGCGTACGTCGCGGGCGGCCTGATCCCGCTGCTCCCGTACATCCTCTTCCCGCGCGTCGCGACGGCGCTTCCGGTGTCGGTCGGGGTGACGCTCGTCGCGCTCTTCCTGTTCGGCGTCGTGAAGAGCCGCTTCACGGGCATGGCCCCGCTGCGCGGAGGGCTGCAGACGCTCACGACCGGCGGCCTCGCCGCCGCGGCCGCCTTCGCGATCGCGCGCTGGATCAGCTAG
- a CDS encoding AAA family ATPase — protein sequence MPTSHEDQAAIVAALRDPGAYPHPVADVVHVQTHISHVFLAGSHVYKLKKAVVFPFLDFGTPAAREHFCREEVRLNRRLAPGVYVDVAPVVRAGGALRVGGEGPALDWLVHMVRLPAERTLAALVRAGAASPEIMRDLAGRIARFHASAPIVEAGRPDELASGWATNLDGVRPFVGRHLAAEDFEILADFGRTFVARHEAVLGARPQLGHVRDGHGDLRADHVYVLDARIDVPGVPPVAPGIYVVDCIEFSPAFRAIDVAADVAFLAMELEQLGRRDLADLFVAAYAEEAGDPLVPALLPYYACHRATVRGKVEGLAADEAEMEAHARADATVRAWQGFTLAGRFAWRSGDPVVVACTGLSGTGKSTVANALADATGFGVVSSDVLRKTEAPAGTAPAYDVAARSAVYAGIRREVERRLARNESVIVDATFTSRAERDRLARSVRGFGRRWIFVEAIADEAVVRRRLDAREAGSVSDARWDVYVLQRDHHDALGAAEPALTVDTTAGIGAVRADLLGRLWAWRQGRPVARRA from the coding sequence GTGCCCACGAGCCACGAGGATCAGGCGGCGATCGTCGCCGCGCTACGAGATCCCGGAGCATATCCCCACCCCGTCGCCGACGTGGTGCACGTGCAGACCCACATCTCCCACGTGTTCCTCGCCGGTTCGCACGTCTACAAGCTGAAGAAGGCGGTCGTCTTCCCGTTCCTCGACTTCGGGACGCCGGCCGCCCGCGAGCACTTCTGCCGGGAGGAGGTGCGCCTCAACCGCCGCTTGGCGCCCGGGGTCTACGTGGACGTTGCGCCGGTCGTTCGTGCCGGCGGTGCGCTGCGCGTCGGCGGCGAGGGGCCGGCGCTCGACTGGCTCGTCCACATGGTCCGCTTGCCGGCCGAGCGGACGCTGGCCGCGCTCGTGCGTGCGGGCGCGGCGTCGCCGGAGATCATGCGCGACCTCGCGGGGCGGATCGCGCGTTTCCACGCCAGTGCCCCGATCGTCGAAGCGGGACGCCCGGACGAGCTGGCGTCGGGCTGGGCGACGAACCTCGACGGGGTGCGGCCGTTCGTCGGCCGTCACCTCGCCGCGGAGGACTTCGAGATCCTCGCCGACTTCGGGCGCACGTTCGTGGCGCGGCACGAGGCCGTGCTCGGCGCTCGCCCGCAGCTCGGGCACGTCCGTGACGGCCATGGCGACCTGCGCGCCGACCACGTGTACGTGCTCGACGCACGGATCGACGTGCCCGGCGTGCCGCCCGTCGCGCCCGGCATCTACGTGGTCGACTGCATCGAGTTCTCGCCGGCGTTCCGTGCGATCGACGTGGCGGCCGACGTCGCCTTCCTGGCGATGGAGCTCGAGCAGCTCGGGAGGCGGGACCTGGCCGACCTCTTCGTCGCGGCCTACGCCGAGGAGGCCGGCGACCCGCTCGTGCCGGCCCTCCTGCCGTACTACGCGTGTCACCGGGCGACGGTCCGGGGGAAGGTCGAAGGCCTGGCAGCCGACGAGGCCGAGATGGAAGCGCATGCACGCGCCGACGCGACCGTACGCGCCTGGCAGGGGTTCACGCTGGCCGGTCGCTTCGCCTGGCGAAGCGGTGACCCGGTCGTGGTCGCGTGCACGGGGCTCTCGGGGACCGGCAAGTCGACGGTTGCGAACGCCCTCGCCGACGCGACCGGCTTCGGCGTCGTCAGCTCGGACGTGCTGCGCAAGACGGAAGCGCCGGCCGGGACGGCACCGGCGTACGACGTGGCGGCGCGGAGCGCCGTGTACGCCGGCATCCGGCGCGAGGTGGAACGGCGGCTCGCGCGCAACGAGAGCGTCATCGTCGACGCCACGTTCACGAGCCGCGCCGAGCGGGATCGCCTGGCCCGCAGCGTGCGCGGCTTCGGCCGGCGGTGGATCTTCGTCGAAGCGATCGCCGACGAAGCCGTGGTGCGGAGGCGACTCGATGCCCGCGAGGCCGGATCCGTGTCGGACGCGCGCTGGGACGTGTACGTCCTGCAGCGCGACCACCATGACGCGCTGGGCGCAGCCGAGCCCGCCCTCACCGTCGACACGACGGCGGGCATCGGGGCGGTGCGGGCGGACCTCCTCGGACGGCTGTGGGCGTGGCGCCAGGGCCGTCCGGTTGCGCGCCGGGCCTGA
- a CDS encoding ferritin-like domain-containing protein has product MTIPVSQTLERVLDHLSEMRNGKFDLRWMHANPDGWGTRAKPSALGLTLDDINVGKYGEIPVRGGTHGSMAPRGCEVPPETPSLGTYDVDDRGTVWADNCGELYEEAVARQWSSARDIPWDRLQELPEDIERAVCQLCTGLTEVEFIAGDLPAKWLWRINHDFHEVKLFLASQVFDEARHMDVFRKRALANGGGLLQASPGSESVLRIILDAPNYTVASSLMHILAEGFVLTLFRHGEFLAPTEVEKKIFRLCMQDEARHVGYGTMHLKRFLQEHPERAEEVHRILDVGEEAMLALSLEPQGIEPRLILAGGGVDRMQEGMMRTAFLFQKQVREYLHRLHVAGLERGDRCKLPLELPQ; this is encoded by the coding sequence ATGACGATCCCTGTCAGCCAAACGCTGGAGCGCGTGCTCGATCACCTCTCCGAGATGCGCAACGGGAAGTTCGACCTGCGCTGGATGCACGCCAACCCTGACGGCTGGGGCACGCGCGCCAAGCCGTCGGCCTTGGGACTCACGCTCGACGACATCAACGTCGGCAAGTATGGCGAGATCCCCGTCCGCGGCGGCACGCACGGCAGCATGGCGCCGCGGGGCTGCGAGGTGCCGCCCGAGACCCCGAGCCTCGGCACCTACGACGTCGACGATCGCGGCACGGTGTGGGCCGACAACTGCGGCGAGCTCTACGAGGAGGCCGTCGCGCGCCAGTGGAGCTCGGCGCGCGACATCCCCTGGGACCGCCTGCAGGAGCTGCCCGAGGACATCGAGCGGGCCGTCTGCCAGCTCTGCACGGGCCTGACGGAGGTCGAGTTCATCGCCGGCGACCTGCCGGCCAAGTGGCTGTGGCGCATCAACCACGACTTCCACGAGGTGAAGCTCTTCCTGGCGAGCCAGGTGTTCGACGAGGCGCGCCACATGGACGTCTTCCGCAAGCGCGCCCTCGCGAACGGCGGCGGCCTATTGCAGGCGTCGCCCGGCTCCGAGTCCGTGCTCCGCATCATCCTGGACGCGCCCAACTACACCGTCGCCAGCTCCCTCATGCACATCCTCGCCGAGGGCTTCGTGCTGACGCTCTTCCGCCACGGCGAGTTCCTCGCCCCGACCGAGGTCGAGAAGAAGATCTTCCGCCTCTGCATGCAGGACGAGGCCCGCCACGTCGGCTACGGCACGATGCACCTCAAGCGCTTCCTGCAGGAGCACCCGGAGCGCGCCGAGGAGGTGCACCGGATCCTCGACGTCGGCGAGGAAGCGATGCTCGCCCTCTCGCTCGAGCCCCAGGGCATCGAGCCCCGGCTCATCCTGGCCGGCGGCGGCGTCGACCGGATGCAGGAGGGCATGATGCGCACCGCCTTCCTCTTCCAGAAGCAGGTGAGGGAGTACCTGCACCGCCTGCACGTCGCGGGCCTCGAACGCGGAGATCGCTGCAAGCTGCCGCTCGAGCTGCCGCAGTAA
- a CDS encoding cation-translocating P-type ATPase, translating into MTGACAHCGLPLGRRPLTATIDGAPGSYCCFGCVLAHQVTRARGDDGRAAAVLVRLGVAIFFAMNVMMVTLPTYVPAVYGGGGMPTDGPLFVLLRWLAMVFAAPVLVLLGGPVLVAATRAAWRGVASADALVVLGTIAAYTLSVVNTIAGRPAVYYDTAAMLLVLVTLGRYLDARARADAGALVRATLAGGPTRARRELADGTETVAPEALRLGDVVRVTPGDAFPADGVVLSGVGGVDESALTGEAAPVTKQPADAVEGGTCSVDGTFRVRVTAPAGASATARIATLVDAALRERTRAERLADRVSAVLVPVVLAVAALAGIAWTRAAGPDRGLLVALSVLVVACPCGLGLATPVAIWTGLTTAARRGVIVRSASVLERIASLQRVFVDKTGTLTTGLPRVAHVDASDGSHSDDVLALAAALETGLAHPVARGITAAAEARALRRPDVAGLEVVPGRGVRGVVDGEAVAAGSPSWVDGKAAGADLPHRDGTPVVVTRAGRITGVVWLQEALAPGAIEAIAELRRFGLRVGLLSGDVQAAALEGVFAPGECATGLRPEEKVAQVKAARASAPVGMAGDGFNDAPALAAADVGFAVGDAPDLTRVTADVVVVRGGVQQVPWVIEHARRVVRVGRQNLVWAFGYNAIAVGLAAAGRLNPLVAALSMLASSVAVVANARRLRAPDRPIVASQAASCVSTAAASSKNAWRLSW; encoded by the coding sequence GTGACCGGGGCGTGCGCCCATTGCGGGCTGCCGCTCGGGCGCCGCCCGCTCACCGCGACGATCGACGGCGCGCCGGGGAGCTATTGCTGCTTCGGTTGCGTGCTCGCCCACCAGGTGACGCGAGCACGGGGCGACGACGGTCGCGCGGCCGCGGTCTTGGTGCGGCTCGGCGTCGCGATCTTCTTCGCCATGAACGTGATGATGGTGACGCTGCCGACCTACGTGCCGGCCGTCTACGGGGGCGGGGGCATGCCGACCGACGGGCCGCTCTTCGTGCTCCTGCGCTGGCTCGCGATGGTCTTCGCGGCGCCCGTCCTCGTGCTGCTGGGAGGCCCGGTGCTCGTGGCGGCGACCCGCGCGGCGTGGCGCGGCGTGGCCAGCGCCGATGCGCTCGTCGTCCTGGGAACGATCGCGGCATACACCCTGTCGGTCGTGAACACGATCGCCGGGCGCCCGGCCGTCTACTACGACACGGCGGCGATGCTCCTCGTGCTGGTCACGCTCGGCCGCTACCTCGACGCACGCGCGCGGGCCGACGCCGGTGCGCTGGTACGGGCCACGCTCGCCGGCGGGCCGACCCGAGCGCGTCGGGAGCTGGCGGACGGCACCGAGACGGTCGCGCCGGAGGCGCTCCGCCTGGGAGACGTCGTACGGGTTACGCCCGGGGATGCCTTTCCGGCCGACGGCGTGGTCCTGTCCGGCGTCGGCGGCGTCGACGAGTCGGCGCTCACCGGCGAGGCGGCGCCGGTCACCAAGCAGCCTGCGGACGCGGTGGAGGGAGGCACGTGCTCGGTCGACGGGACCTTCCGCGTGCGCGTGACCGCGCCGGCCGGCGCCAGCGCGACCGCCCGCATCGCGACCCTCGTCGATGCGGCGCTGCGCGAACGCACGCGCGCCGAGCGGCTCGCCGATCGCGTCTCGGCGGTTCTCGTTCCGGTCGTGCTGGCGGTCGCGGCATTGGCTGGGATCGCCTGGACGCGCGCGGCCGGGCCCGACCGCGGGCTCCTGGTCGCGCTCTCGGTGCTCGTGGTGGCCTGTCCATGCGGGCTCGGCCTCGCCACGCCGGTCGCGATCTGGACCGGCCTCACGACCGCGGCGCGCCGCGGCGTCATCGTCCGCAGCGCCTCGGTCCTGGAGCGCATCGCCTCGCTGCAGCGGGTCTTCGTCGACAAGACCGGAACGCTGACCACGGGCCTGCCGCGTGTGGCGCACGTCGACGCGTCGGACGGGAGCCATTCCGACGACGTGCTCGCGCTGGCAGCGGCTCTCGAGACGGGTCTCGCTCATCCCGTGGCGCGCGGCATCACCGCAGCCGCGGAGGCGCGCGCACTCCGCCGGCCCGACGTCGCCGGATTGGAGGTCGTTCCCGGGCGAGGGGTCCGCGGCGTGGTCGACGGCGAGGCGGTGGCCGCGGGCAGCCCATCGTGGGTCGACGGGAAGGCGGCCGGCGCGGACCTTCCGCATCGCGACGGCACGCCGGTGGTCGTCACCCGTGCGGGGCGGATCACCGGCGTCGTGTGGCTGCAGGAGGCGCTTGCTCCCGGCGCGATCGAGGCGATCGCGGAGCTCCGCCGTTTCGGCCTCCGCGTCGGGCTTCTGTCCGGTGACGTGCAAGCGGCGGCGCTCGAAGGGGTGTTCGCGCCAGGGGAGTGTGCGACGGGACTCCGGCCCGAGGAGAAGGTCGCACAGGTGAAGGCGGCCCGGGCGAGCGCCCCGGTCGGGATGGCCGGCGACGGCTTCAACGACGCGCCGGCGCTGGCGGCGGCCGACGTCGGCTTCGCCGTCGGCGACGCGCCCGATCTCACGCGCGTCACGGCAGACGTGGTCGTCGTGCGCGGCGGCGTGCAGCAGGTGCCCTGGGTCATCGAGCACGCGCGGCGGGTCGTGCGCGTGGGGCGCCAGAACCTCGTGTGGGCCTTCGGCTACAACGCGATCGCGGTCGGCCTGGCCGCCGCCGGTCGCCTGAATCCATTGGTCGCGGCGCTCTCCATGCTGGCCAGCAGCGTCGCCGTGGTGGCGAACGCTCGCCGGCTGCGGGCGCCGGACCGGCCGATCGTGGCGTCTCAGGCCGCGAGCTGCGTGTCGACGGCTGCGGCTTCGTCGAAGAACGCCTGGAGGCTCTCCTGGTAG
- a CDS encoding cbb3-type cytochrome c oxidase subunit II: MERFGASFLIAGVITFLLGFFLQGAMPVLTLRKVPIKSVEEVTRNVPPEFTQLAEDYPAEFQAAFGTPTSGSLATAVEEGKAIYISEACWHCHSQFVRPASNEDLRFGPVSTPEEYQNLMNLPHLFGTRRVGPDLIRESGRHSNDWQMAHLYDPRTVAPYSVMPSYPWFFTADRRPTRRALALVAYLQWLGSWIPENQRIGGDS, encoded by the coding sequence ATGGAACGATTCGGCGCGAGCTTCCTCATCGCCGGGGTGATCACGTTCCTGCTCGGCTTCTTCCTGCAGGGCGCGATGCCGGTGCTGACGCTGCGCAAGGTGCCGATCAAGAGCGTCGAGGAGGTCACCCGCAACGTGCCGCCGGAGTTCACGCAGCTCGCCGAGGACTACCCGGCCGAGTTCCAGGCCGCGTTCGGCACGCCCACGTCGGGGAGTCTCGCGACGGCGGTGGAGGAAGGGAAGGCGATCTACATCAGCGAGGCCTGCTGGCACTGTCACTCGCAGTTCGTCCGGCCGGCCTCGAACGAGGACCTGCGCTTCGGGCCGGTGTCGACGCCCGAGGAGTACCAGAACCTCATGAACCTGCCGCACCTATTCGGCACGCGGCGGGTCGGCCCTGACCTCATCCGCGAGTCCGGCCGGCATTCGAACGACTGGCAGATGGCGCACCTCTACGACCCGCGCACGGTTGCCCCGTACTCGGTCATGCCGTCGTATCCGTGGTTCTTCACCGCCGACAGGCGTCCGACCAGACGCGCGCTGGCCCTGGTCGCGTACCTGCAGTGGCTCGGGAGCTGGATTCCCGAGAACCAGCGCATCGGAGGCGACTCATGA
- a CDS encoding cbb3-type cytochrome c oxidase subunit I codes for MIATVEGRRLVNLGLVRAHLTASAAFFAVSLLGGLAYAFQFNNLYPFAGIEWLSPGRVRLVHTNMAAYGFIANAFIAGLLYAIPRLTRRPILSDRLGWLIFGAWQLIMVLTIGGELLGYGQAIEWGETPIFVDPLVLVGLVLLVVNMSVPIFQSTEPGLYVSLWYFLAAFAWTGLVYFMGNYLPQFWVPGTAGAAITGLFIHDLVGLFVTPIGWGLMYYFVPLLLRKPIWSHALSLIGFWGIAFFYPMQGVHHFLLSPIPMYAQYGAVVATIAVEIVVVTVLVNFAGTLHGRADAIRGNLAIRWFYTGMIMYGITCFQCAFQVTLTFQKVIHFTDWVVGHAHMVMFGVFGFWIMGFFVELWPRAVGRPWVSPQLLTLHYWFTLVGLTLMVVDLTAAGLVQGFSWGSLSHWGESVVASMPFWWVRTFAGLLIVAGQGFFFYALWATAREPATAPHAVEVAA; via the coding sequence ATGATCGCCACCGTCGAGGGGCGCCGCCTCGTGAACCTCGGCCTCGTGCGCGCGCACCTGACGGCGAGCGCCGCGTTCTTCGCGGTGAGCCTGCTGGGCGGGCTCGCCTACGCGTTCCAGTTCAACAACCTCTATCCGTTCGCCGGCATCGAGTGGCTGTCGCCGGGGCGCGTGCGCCTCGTCCACACGAACATGGCGGCCTACGGCTTCATCGCCAACGCGTTCATCGCGGGCCTGCTCTACGCGATCCCGCGCCTCACGCGCCGGCCGATCCTGTCCGACCGCCTCGGATGGCTCATCTTCGGCGCGTGGCAGCTCATCATGGTGCTCACGATCGGCGGCGAGCTGCTCGGCTACGGGCAGGCGATCGAGTGGGGCGAGACACCGATCTTCGTCGATCCGCTCGTGCTGGTCGGTCTGGTGCTGCTCGTCGTCAACATGTCGGTGCCGATCTTCCAGTCGACCGAGCCGGGGCTGTACGTGAGCCTCTGGTACTTCCTCGCCGCCTTCGCCTGGACCGGCCTCGTGTACTTCATGGGGAACTACCTGCCGCAGTTCTGGGTGCCCGGGACGGCCGGCGCGGCGATCACGGGGCTCTTCATCCACGATCTCGTCGGCCTCTTCGTGACGCCGATCGGGTGGGGCCTCATGTACTACTTCGTGCCCCTGCTGCTCCGAAAGCCCATCTGGAGCCATGCGCTCTCGCTGATCGGCTTCTGGGGCATCGCCTTCTTCTATCCCATGCAGGGCGTGCATCACTTCCTGCTCTCGCCGATCCCGATGTACGCGCAGTACGGCGCGGTGGTCGCGACCATCGCGGTCGAGATCGTGGTCGTGACGGTGCTCGTCAACTTCGCCGGCACGCTGCACGGCCGTGCCGACGCGATCCGGGGCAACCTCGCGATCCGGTGGTTCTACACCGGCATGATCATGTACGGGATCACGTGCTTCCAGTGCGCCTTCCAGGTGACGCTCACCTTCCAGAAGGTGATCCACTTCACCGACTGGGTCGTCGGACATGCGCACATGGTGATGTTCGGGGTATTCGGCTTCTGGATCATGGGCTTCTTCGTGGAGCTCTGGCCGCGCGCCGTCGGGCGGCCATGGGTGAGCCCGCAGCTCCTCACGCTGCACTACTGGTTCACGCTCGTCGGGTTGACGCTGATGGTCGTCGACCTCACCGCCGCCGGGCTCGTGCAGGGCTTCAGCTGGGGATCGCTCAGCCACTGGGGCGAGTCGGTCGTCGCGTCCATGCCGTTCTGGTGGGTGCGGACGTTCGCCGGCCTCCTCATCGTGGCCGGACAGGGCTTCTTCTTCTACGCGCTGTGGGCGACGGCGCGCGAGCCGGCGACCGCGCCGCACGCGGTCGAGGTGGCGGCCTGA
- a CDS encoding cytochrome c, with product MSARTRVTVGLLALVLAGSARAEDVLVVEGERVYTRYCVGCHGDRGDGHGAASDMLLTKPRDFTKGIFKFRSTAAGTLPTDDDLMRVVTRGVYRTSMPEWSLLPERERRAVVAYVKTFYPQWNERGAGAVVPIPARPAFVGSPESVARGKEVYTLLECSTCHGASGQGDGPSAKTLEVDVWGNPQKPFNFTKGRLKSGGHPEDVYRTFMTGINGTAMPSFEDIFAQPDGESIHDGDAWHLVSYVLSLRKEQP from the coding sequence ATGAGCGCGCGCACCCGGGTGACCGTGGGGCTGCTCGCGCTCGTGCTCGCGGGCTCGGCGCGCGCCGAGGACGTGCTCGTCGTCGAGGGGGAGCGCGTCTACACCCGCTACTGCGTCGGATGTCATGGCGACCGGGGCGACGGGCACGGCGCCGCGTCGGACATGCTCCTCACCAAGCCTCGCGACTTCACGAAGGGCATCTTCAAGTTCCGGTCGACGGCGGCGGGCACGCTGCCCACCGACGACGACCTCATGCGCGTGGTCACGCGCGGCGTCTACCGGACGTCGATGCCGGAGTGGTCGCTGCTTCCGGAGCGCGAGCGCCGCGCGGTCGTCGCATACGTGAAGACGTTCTACCCGCAGTGGAACGAGCGCGGCGCCGGGGCCGTCGTCCCGATTCCGGCGCGCCCCGCCTTCGTCGGCTCGCCGGAGTCGGTCGCGCGCGGCAAGGAGGTCTATACGCTGCTCGAGTGCTCGACGTGCCATGGCGCGAGCGGGCAGGGCGACGGCCCGTCGGCCAAGACCCTCGAGGTCGACGTCTGGGGCAACCCGCAGAAGCCGTTCAACTTCACGAAGGGCCGCCTCAAGAGCGGCGGCCACCCCGAAGACGTGTACCGGACGTTCATGACCGGCATCAACGGCACCGCCATGCCGTCGTTCGAGGACATCTTCGCGCAGCCCGACGGCGAGAGCATCCACGACGGCGACGCGTGGCACCTCGTCTCTTACGTCCTCTCGTTGCGAAAGGAGCAGCCATGA
- a CDS encoding sulfite exporter TauE/SafE family protein produces MLKGAVPYALAFAGGLAGSLHCLGMCGGLVGILASAGPGRSWPRVLVYNLSRVVTLGAIGAMAGGLGATIVAWGPLVVAERLLAIAAGGAMAIVGLEVLGVAAPRGQRLAARLQGGLSRALGDVLRAPSALAPIAFGALNALLPCHLVYAFAAMAAGTGSVGRGYLTMLAFGLGTVPAMMMPAAARSVFGSRGGGFAQRAAGALVIVVGIVTALRGLAMGSMLPGHVH; encoded by the coding sequence GTGCTGAAGGGCGCCGTGCCGTACGCGCTCGCGTTCGCCGGGGGCCTCGCGGGGTCGCTGCACTGTCTCGGCATGTGCGGCGGCCTGGTCGGCATCCTCGCATCGGCCGGTCCGGGGCGCTCGTGGCCGCGCGTGCTCGTGTACAACCTCTCGCGGGTCGTCACCCTCGGCGCGATCGGCGCCATGGCGGGAGGGCTCGGCGCGACGATCGTCGCCTGGGGACCGCTCGTCGTGGCGGAACGACTGCTCGCGATCGCCGCCGGCGGCGCCATGGCGATCGTCGGGCTCGAGGTGCTCGGCGTTGCGGCCCCGCGGGGCCAGCGACTCGCCGCCAGGCTGCAGGGCGGTCTCAGCCGAGCGCTGGGCGACGTGCTGCGGGCGCCGTCGGCGCTCGCGCCGATCGCCTTCGGGGCGCTCAACGCGCTCTTGCCCTGCCACCTGGTCTACGCCTTCGCCGCCATGGCTGCGGGCACCGGGTCGGTCGGGCGCGGCTATCTCACGATGCTGGCGTTCGGCCTCGGCACCGTGCCCGCCATGATGATGCCGGCCGCGGCGCGAAGCGTGTTCGGGTCGCGCGGCGGAGGGTTCGCGCAACGCGCCGCGGGCGCGCTCGTGATCGTGGTCGGGATCGTGACGGCGCTGCGCGGCCTGGCGATGGGATCGATGCTGCCCGGGCACGTCCACTGA